CCGGGCGCAGTTGGGTGGCTGGAATCGCCATGCTGATACGTCTCCTTAGAATTCTTCTGATGGAAGGCGGAAACCGGCGGCGGGAGCGCCGGTTGGTCAGCATCGACCTCAGCCCTCGCAAGGCAAACAGTTGATTGTACCTTAGCGCCCGGGAGCTTGGAAATTCCGGCGGCTTCTCCACAGCACTATTTCGTTTCCGGACAACCCCATCGGCGCGTCCCTTTCTAAGATTATTAGGCTCAAAACAGACGTATAAGGGTGCGCCAGTGACCGAGCCGCGTGCCCAAACCAGGCGCAAGCGCCGGGCGTACAATCACAGGTTGCTATGACGCTGGGTATTCGACAAGTGAGGTGCGAATGACGGACTACGAGCATTTTGGTGACTATCAGCCTTCGGACCGCAGTTCGGTGGGGCTCGCCATTACCTTCCTGTTTATCGGGTTGGGTGCGGGTGCCCTGGCCGCGCTGTTGTTCGCCCCCAAGACCGGCAAGCAGATGCGGCGTGAACTCCGGCGCAGGTACAAGGACGCGCGCGACGTGATTGACGACCTGCAGGAGCAGGCCGGCGACGTGATCGAGAAGGGCTCGGAATGGGCCAGCAATGCCAAGGAGTGGGCCAATACCGCCAAGGACACGGCCAAGGAGAAGGTCGCTCCCTTCGCCAAGGCAGTGCGAAAGTAGGTTCCAGTTCCGCTCGTTCGGCGAAAACGAAAAGCGCGGGCTCATACCCGCGCTTCGTTCTTCTTGTCGATTCGCTTCAGTAGAGCCGGAAATTTACTTCGATGTTGATCTGCACCGCGACTGGCTGCCCGTCTTTGCGCGCGGGCTCGAATTTCCAGGTCCGCACCGCCTCAATCGCTTTTTCGTCCAATCCCATGCCCAGCGTGCGCTGCACTTTGATGTCGCGCGGCCGGCCGTCAGGTCCCACTACCACCCACAGCACCACCGTGCCCTGGTATTTCGCCTTCCGCGCCTCTTCTGAATATTCGGGATCCGGTTGATAGAGCACGCGCGGAGCGCTCACTCCGCCGCCCACTCGATACGGCCCGCCGCCGATGCCGCCGCCCCAACCTGGTCCCACGCCTGGGCCGCGGCCCGAGCCAACTCCGCCACCGCTACCGCTGCCGATTCCTCCGCCGCTTCCCGGACCATTCGACGGCGGCCCCAATACGTTGGAAAGCGGATCGCCCAACTGCCCTGTTTGCGGCAGCTTGATCTCCGGCGGCACGACAACCGTGGGTTCCACCGGAAGCTTGGGATCGGGATTGCGGATCACCACTGCGGGAGGCGTGAACTGTTCGCGCGCCAGCTTGGGCAACGCGCCCTTGGATGCTGCCAGCTTGTCGCCGTCGCCTCCGCCGCCGCCACCGCCCGCCTTGGTCGATGAAGGCGGCAGGATGTAGGGGCTGATGTCGGTCACTACGCCCGTTACCGTTGCCTTGATTTCCTGGCGATGGCTGACCACGAACGAGGTCGAGATCAGCAGCACTGCCGCCATCAACGTGTGCAGGAGAAAAGAGACAAGAAAGTTCGTCGGCTTGGTGCCGTAGGTCGAATACTCCAGCCCAAACAGTGCGGGCATGAAGTCATGCGACTCGGCCCCCGCAGGATGCTTCACCGGTGCTTTACCGACAGCAGGAACGGGCATGCTTCCTCAATAAGTATAGACCTGATTCTGCCACAAAGGTTTCAGAAAACTTGCTCCCCCACCACCTGGGTGGCATATCCCACGGTCCTTAATGGAATACCGAGGCGAAGAAGGAACGCACTTTGCCGAAAAATCCCGTCCTCTTCCTGGGCGCTTCCTGGGCAATCTCACCCGCCTTGGATAGTTTCTGTGATTGCTTCCGGCCCGACCGTTGTGGCGGGGCGGGGGTCAGCGCAAATGGCGCCGCCGAGGTAAACTTCAACTCGGCCATCTGTTCCAGAGGAGCGGGTAGCGGCTCCTCCGCGCTGAATACAAACGGAGCGTCCACCTCCACGTGGACCTCTTGCGGCGTGGCAGCGGGAAGCGGGGCCGTTGGTGAAGCCGGCTGCGTCAGGGGAATCGACAGCGACGGAGGCGGCGGGGCCGACCGCAAGTCCGCGATCTTCGGAATCTCCAAGGGTGGCGCCGCCGCACGCATCACCGGCGCCGGTGCTGGACATCCGCAATCAGAGATGACGTGATACATGTTGGCGAGCTTGCCGCGCTCAAACACCACCTGCTCGTCCGCGCCCACCTGGTAGGTGCCGTCGCCCATCAGCTCGGAAACCATAATCGGTGCGGAGTTGTTGGCCAGCGGACGAATGCAGGTGTTGCCGCGCGCGTCCGAGCCGATGGCTATGTGAATGTTCCCGGGCCCGGCAAGCATGATGCGAAAGTCCGGCGTGATGATTGCGTCCCCGGCGGCGCCGGCGGCCAGCGAATAATCTGTTTCCACCGCGCCGCTGTTCATCCCCACCATCAGTCCATCGCGTGCGCTGCTGAGGGAAAGGCTGGTGCGCGGGCAGATGCGCACGTTGCCGCCTCGCGTCAAACGCAATAGCGCAACCGCCTGGCCTGCGCCGACCGAAGCCCCGCTCATCACCTGCATGCCGCTGCTGGCCAGTTGTACGGCGCCAGTGACGCTGGCGTCCGAGGCGTATATCTCCCCGATGGGTTTCTGCGCCTGCTCCTGCGCCGCAGCCGGGTTCAGCATGGCTGCGGCAACCAAGGCAAGGCTGCTCGCCAGCAATCGAAGGAGAGGCATTGCCGCTATGGTAAACGGGTTTGGGGTGGAAACGGAAGTGAGCCGACTCGTTGCCTGGACTCTAGCTCGTCAACCACCCGGCCGGAGCCTAGGGCTCGGCAAGAAACTCGTAACGTTCAATGACGGCGGCGATTCCGACTCGCCCGCCCGGGTCCTGCGGCTCTACTCGCACCACTTTGCCCTTGCAATGAACGCGGATGCTCTCCGTCAGCGTGATCTCCGGAGGCAGCGTGAGGGTAAACTCGATGTCCGATCCTTCCGTGACACTGGAATCCAGGTAAAAGCAAATGCCGCGCGCGCTGACGTCCCGGGTGTGTGCCGTTTTTTCACCCGCGTCGCTGAACTTGACCGTTACCGGAAGCCGCAGGGAGAAACGCCGGGTTGAACGCTGTTCCCTTTGGGGTTGAGCCATGGGTACCCTCCGCAGGCGTAAGCATCTCTTCGGGCGGTCAAACTGTCAAGCATTTCGACAGATTACCGAAGCTGTACCAGGGCCCAATCTGCGGCATGTACCAAAACCGGCAGGCTCGGCGTTTTGCGGCTTTCCGGCCCGCCAATCCGCCGTTTTAGAGTTGCAGGAAGTTACGAAGAATCTCTCGCCCGTGTGCGGTCAGCACGCTTTCCGGGTGGAACTGCACGCCTTCGACGGGATACTGCTTGTGGCGCAGCCCCATGATGACGCGCTTGCCATCCTGGTCCATGGTGTGCGCGCTGACCTCCAATTCCTCCGGCAGACTGTCTTCCGAAACGATCAACGAGTGATAGCGCGTCGCCTGCATAGGCGAAGGAATTTTTGCGAACACGGTGCGGCCGTCGTGCTCGATCTGGCTGGTCTTGCCGTGCATCAGGTGTGCCGCCCGCACCACTTTGCCGCCGAAGGCCGCGCCAATCGCCTGATGTCCCAGGCAGACGCCCAGCACCGGAACCTTGCCGGCGAAGTGCCGGATCAATTCGATGCTGATTCCCGCCTCTTGCGGCGTGCATGGCCCCGGCGATACCACGATGTGGGAAGGATGCAACGATTCGATTTCCGCGGGCGTAATCTGGTCGTTGCGGCGCACCTCAACCTCCTGCTCCATCTCGCCGAGATACTGGACCAGGTTGTAAGTGAACGAGTCGTAGTTATCGAGTACAAAAATCATTTTCGAAACGAGCCCGGTTGCTGCCATTCAACCCTGCGTTCTTTCATTCCGAGCAGCAAACGTATTTCCAATTTAATCATACGACCTGGCTGCACTGCGCCGTGGTCCTTTGTCGTGTATAGGCGTTCTGTTCCAGCGCCATGGGTTTACAAGCGTAGTACCCCGCTCTGGATCCCGCTCCGATCCGTGGTACGCTGCCCTGCAATACGCCTGATGAGCACCCGCACCGCATCGCTGGAATGCCCGCCGACGCAGGTACTCTCCCCTGTCAGTCGGCCGCGCCGGAGTCCCTGGCTGCGCTCGCCGGCTTTCTGGATGGTGGTGGTCGCCTTCGCGGTGCGTATCGGCTTCATGCTCGCCGCCCGCACCTACCTTTTCGATGCCTACCGCATCGATGAATACTCCTACCACAACGAGACCACCAGCATCGCACGCTCGATTGCCGAGGGCCGCGGCTTCAGTTCCCCCTTCAGCGCTGATTACACCGGGCCGACCTCCTGGATCGCGCCAGTCTATCCGTATCTTTGCGCGCTCTTCTTTCGCTGCTTTGGCGTCTTCAGCACCAAGGCCGCGATCGCGTTGATATTGCTGCAAAGCTTGATCTCGGCGCTCACTTGTGTGCCCATCCTCGGCATCGCGAAACGAACTGTCGGACCTCGCGCCGGGATCCCTGCCGCGCTCTTGTGGGCCATCTTCCCGTGGTTCAGCAAGTGGGCCGTGTGCTGGATCTGGGAAATCAGCCTCAGCACGCTGTTGTTTGCGTGTTTGTTCTGGTACGCGTTGCGCCTCGCCGAACCGGCATCATGGAAGCTGTGGCTTGGCTTCGGAGCGCTTTGGGGGTTCGCGCTGCTGGTAAACCCGGCCCTGCTGACGCTGCTGCCTCCGTCACTGGTGTGGTGCGCATATCAAATGCGTTCACCAGAGCGCGCGTTCGCTCTCGAACCTGCCCAGGTGTGGTGGCAACAATGGACGAAACACGCCTTGGTCGCCGCCGCAGCCTGCCTACTGGTGATCTCGCCATGGCTGGTGCGCAATCGCGTTGTCCTTGGCCAATGGGCTTTCGTGCGCGGTAATTTCGGCTTTGAATTCTGGCTGGGGAACGCGCGTTATGCCACTCCGCGTGGTTGGATCAAGCAGCATCCTATGGGCAACGCCGCGGAACTGCAGCGCTACCGTACCATGGGCGAACCCACCTACGTCCGGTCGAAGCTGCGGGAGGCGCTGTCCGCGGTTCGCGAGAATCCAAGCCGAGCCATCCATACCACCGCCCAGCGCGTGGCCTACTTCTGGGACGGCAGCGCCATGGGGTATCGGCCGCAGGTCGTCTGGTACTGGCTGCCGTGGAGTTTTGCCTGGTTCAGCTTCCTGCTCCTGCCCTCGATGCTGTTCGCGATCCTGCGGCGGGTCCGCGCCTGGCCTTTGTTCTTCGCCGTTTTGCTGCTCTATCCCATCCC
The Terriglobales bacterium DNA segment above includes these coding regions:
- a CDS encoding glycosyltransferase family 39 protein, with translation MSTRTASLECPPTQVLSPVSRPRRSPWLRSPAFWMVVVAFAVRIGFMLAARTYLFDAYRIDEYSYHNETTSIARSIAEGRGFSSPFSADYTGPTSWIAPVYPYLCALFFRCFGVFSTKAAIALILLQSLISALTCVPILGIAKRTVGPRAGIPAALLWAIFPWFSKWAVCWIWEISLSTLLFACLFWYALRLAEPASWKLWLGFGALWGFALLVNPALLTLLPPSLVWCAYQMRSPERAFALEPAQVWWQQWTKHALVAAAACLLVISPWLVRNRVVLGQWAFVRGNFGFEFWLGNARYATPRGWIKQHPMGNAAELQRYRTMGEPTYVRSKLREALSAVRENPSRAIHTTAQRVAYFWDGSAMGYRPQVVWYWLPWSFAWFSFLLLPSMLFAILRRVRAWPLFFAVLLLYPIPYYITYSQVRYRHVLEPLMLLLLACLLPLRQPRNEH
- a CDS encoding PilZ domain-containing protein yields the protein MAQPQREQRSTRRFSLRLPVTVKFSDAGEKTAHTRDVSARGICFYLDSSVTEGSDIEFTLTLPPEITLTESIRVHCKGKVVRVEPQDPGGRVGIAAVIERYEFLAEP
- a CDS encoding energy transducer TonB, which encodes MPVPAVGKAPVKHPAGAESHDFMPALFGLEYSTYGTKPTNFLVSFLLHTLMAAVLLISTSFVVSHRQEIKATVTGVVTDISPYILPPSSTKAGGGGGGGDGDKLAASKGALPKLAREQFTPPAVVIRNPDPKLPVEPTVVVPPEIKLPQTGQLGDPLSNVLGPPSNGPGSGGGIGSGSGGGVGSGRGPGVGPGWGGGIGGGPYRVGGGVSAPRVLYQPDPEYSEEARKAKYQGTVVLWVVVGPDGRPRDIKVQRTLGMGLDEKAIEAVRTWKFEPARKDGQPVAVQINIEVNFRLY
- a CDS encoding aminodeoxychorismate/anthranilate synthase component II; amino-acid sequence: MIFVLDNYDSFTYNLVQYLGEMEQEVEVRRNDQITPAEIESLHPSHIVVSPGPCTPQEAGISIELIRHFAGKVPVLGVCLGHQAIGAAFGGKVVRAAHLMHGKTSQIEHDGRTVFAKIPSPMQATRYHSLIVSEDSLPEELEVSAHTMDQDGKRVIMGLRHKQYPVEGVQFHPESVLTAHGREILRNFLQL
- a CDS encoding YtxH domain-containing protein, with amino-acid sequence MTDYEHFGDYQPSDRSSVGLAITFLFIGLGAGALAALLFAPKTGKQMRRELRRRYKDARDVIDDLQEQAGDVIEKGSEWASNAKEWANTAKDTAKEKVAPFAKAVRK